The genomic window TTATCTTTAAAGTTGTGTTTTCTTATACTAGGTACATCATATCTAACATTTTTGTTTGAGATAATTGGAAACCTAGAAGCAAGGGCTAAAACTGTAGTTTTATATATAGTTGGATTTTTTGTATTTGTCTTTGGCTTATCCACACTTAAAAAGTGTTCATAACCTAACTCTTTACAGAGTTCTTTTAACTCTTCTATTGAAAATACTTCTTGAAAACCGATAATATCAGCATCTAAAAGTTTGATTTGATCTTTTATCCAAGTTACTTTTCTTTCCCATTGTTCTTTTGTAAATCTGTCTTTTTTGAAGTACCAAGAAAAAGGAGGAGCTGTAAATTGAAATAGATTGAAAGTAGCAAATTTAATATTCATAAAGTTATTATATCTGATTTATGTTATAATCCCAAAAACAATTAAAGGCTTTATTATAATACTTAATACTAAAACAATATTGGAGCAATTTCAATATTTCTGTAAACAAAACAATCCAAAAGATATGGAAACTGCACTAAATTATTTTGCCATATTTGGTGGACTTGATATAAAAATCGATACTACTAAACCACTTGGTAAACTAATAGAGCGACATATTTTAGATGAATATTATGACTTACAAGAGTATATTTCAAAACTGACAAAAAACTCTTTGCCATACTATAAAGTTCTAACTGGTATTGCTTTAGGTGATAGAAGAATTAATAGTGCATTTAAAAGAGCAGATGTAGAATATGACGAAGGAATAAAAGCTTTACACGACCTAGAAGAGTTAGAAGTTATTTATACTGAAACTTCTATTGACCATCTAACAAATAAATTTGAAGATAATGATGTGGCTGATAAGTTATTATTCAATGCTCCATTTTTAAGATTTTGGTTTGCCTTTGTATCTCCACTTTATAGGGGAATCGCAAGAACTGAATATAAAGAGTTTTTTGAGCGATTTAACAACTACAATGCAGAATTTATGCAACTAATCTTTGAGCAATTAAGTCATGAGTATGTAAAAGAACTTTTTAAAGATGATGCAATAGAAGAGATTGGAAGATATTGGGATGAAAAAGATGAGATAAATCTTGTCGCAGAAACTGAAACAGGAAAGATAATTGTCGGTTCTTGTAAATATACAAATAGTAAGATGAAAAAAACAGAACTTACAAGACTAAAAGAACTTTGTGAAAAGTTAGAGATAGTCCCTGATTATGTTTTACTATTTTCAAAAAGTGGTTTCACAAATGAAGTGAAAGCCTTGAAAAGTGATGGAGTAAAACTCTTCACAGTAAAGAGCCTAAAAGCCATTTTAGAAGCATAAAACTTTTTTAGTTCAGATACTCTAAATAAAGAGTATACTGAACCTTGAAAGGTTCTTATGCCAAAACTGCGATACACATATCAAACAATTGAGTTTGGTAATATGGACATACATGTCCGAACTTTAAAAGATACACAACAATATGACGAAGAGTGTGATTTAAATCTTACTACAGGAATATCCTCTGCCAACTGGTCCTTATTTGGAGTGATTTGGCCTTCATCTAAAATCCTAGCAACTTTAATGAATAATTATAATATCAAAGATAAAAGAATCCTAGAAGTAGGGTGCGGAATAGCTCTTTCAAGTTTAGTATTAAATCACAGAAATGCAAATATAACAACAACAGATTTTAACCCAGAAGTTCAAAAGTTCTTGATAGAAAATACAAGAATAAATCATGGAAAAACAATCCCCTTCGAGTGTGCAAATTGGGCAAATGCTGATGATACTTTAGGAAAATTTGATTTAATCATAGCAAGTGATATTTTATATGAACAGTTCCACTTAGAGGATTTAAGTAGGTTTTTAAATGAGCATACAAATGAGTCTTGTGAAATTATAATTGTAGATCCAGGTAGAGGAAATCATGCAAAGTTTTCTAAGATGATGGTTTTATTAGGTTATGTTCATAGTCAAAGTGAACCTCTGAATACTTCAGATTATTTGGATGAGCCTTTTAATGGACAAATAATCAAATATACTAAAAAATAATTTTTTATTAAGTAGTATTAAATACAATAATTTTTTTAATTTAGTTATATTTTAATCAAATGATAATAAGTTATTTATTAAGTAATAATTATATATAATTAAATTTATATATAATTTAAGGATAACTAATGAGAATGATTAAAATCTTATTTTTTAGTATTTTAGTTGCATTTATTTTAAGTGGTTGTTTGTCGAGACAATTAAATGTAAGTTATCAAGATAAAAATAATAAAGAGTTTGAGAAATATTCAAATAAAGTGGAGCAAAGTTTAAAAGAATGTTTTGAACCAAAAGATGATTCTATTTTTTCCGCTAAAAGATATATAGTAAGGGAAGATTACTATAACCCTAGATATGTAAAGTTAAAGTTATTTTATTTAAATGTAGATTATTTAAATATAATTTATATCTTTAAAGAAAAAAATGGAAATAAAATTATTTCACGAGATATAAATATGATTTTATTCCCTACATTTGAATCATTTTTAAAAAATGGAATGGAGTGTGAAAAAAATGAAAAATAATATTATATTATGGGTATGTTGCATTATTCTAATTTCATTAACTGGTTGTCAAAGACAAATTCCTAAAAAAGAGATGCAAGTTCTAGAGAATAAAAGAATAGGAATATTATCAGAGGTCAGGAATACTATTCTTATAAGGGAATATAATGGTTTTCATCTTATTGAAAGGCATAAAAGTATTGCTGATTGGAATGTTAATCAAAATCTTGAGAAATTTATTTTTGATAAGTTAAAAACTGAAAATAAATATAAATCAATAAATATATTAAAAAGAAGTGAAGATATAATTTTACATGAAGATGGATTTGGAAAAGGAGTACCTACCCTTTTTGATATTGCAAAAAAAGAAAAGTTAGATTATCTTATTTATATCAGGAATTTTTGGGAAAATAAAAGATATCCAGGTGGCCTTACTTTTTATAAATATAATAATATAATGGATGATAAAGCGACAGAATATTTGTATTTAAATTTATATTTGAGTATAAGTAAAGTAGGTGATAAAAAATTAAATTCTTTGTATTTTATTGAATTAGATAAAACACAATATTTATATAAAGAATATATTGCTGAAAAAGAAAGTTTATTTATGAAGAAAGATATTAATACATTTCATCCATTTATTAATGATACCCTTCATAAAATAATTCAAAAACATCTACTTAATGCTGGTTTAATTAATTAGATAATATCTTATTCTCAATCTCTGTTACAAAGTACACAGGACACTCTATCATTGGATAGTGTCCTGCTTCCATACACTCTATTATCTCAAAATCATTATAATACTCTTCAAACTGTTTTTTCACATTGTTTTTATGAAAAGCAGGTAAGTCATGATGACCTACCATTATTTTTATTGGTATCTTTATATCTTTTACTTCATTTATAAAATCAGTTGTAAGATACATAGTCATATAGCCAGTTCTAGCTTCTAAAGTTGAAGCTTCATATCCCATTTTGATTCTATACTCTTTCCATGGTTGATTGTATCTACTACTTGCACTTTCAACTACATATTCAATGAAGTTTTCATTTTTTTTCATACTATCTATTAGTTTTGCTTGGGCTTGGGGTTTCATCTTTATACCAGCAGCTGAAATTGGAGTGATTAGAATTAGTTGTTTTACTCTATCATCTATTAGGGCTACTTTTTGAGCTATCATTGTAGACATAGAGTGGGCTAGAAGAGTTACTTCTTTTAAATTTAGTTTCGTGATGAGGTTTTTTACATCATTTGCTGCTTCTTCGCAAGTATATTCTCCTAAGATATCTTTTGATAAGCCATAGCCTCTATGGTCTACAAATATGTATGTGAAGTTTGTAGTATCTATATAAGGTAGTATTGGATCAAAGTTTGTGTGATCTCCCATGAGTTCATGTAAGACTAAGATATTCTTTTTACCATTGCCTACAATTTTATGTCCAAGTATTGTCATGTTAACTTATTCTTCAAATTTATATTTTTTTAGGAAATATAAACATAGTCCAACTCCTAATAAAGCCATAAATGCACCACTTAGGGCTGGGTAATTGTAATTTAATCCCATAAACAAAGGAATACCACCTAAAAATGCACCTAAAGAATTAGCCACATTAAAAGCAGCTTGTAAAAATGCAGCTCCAAGCATTGCAGAGTGTTTTGCGCTATCTAACATGATGATATTAATAGGTGCCCCAATTGACATAGCAAAGGCACCACATAAAAATGTAAGTACGACAGTTGCAAACTTATATTCTGATAGGAAAAATACTAATACTAAACATAAAACCATCATAGATAAAAGAAAAATTGCTACTTTTATAGGGTTTCTTTTATCTGCTAAATATCCACCAACTATATTTCCAACTAACATTCCTAGACCTGCCACAATCATCATGTACGAGACACTACTTTCTTCGAAATTTGTAACATTTATTAATAATGGAGCAATATAACTAATCCATGCAAACAATCCACCAAATCCAGTTGCTACGATAGCTAATATGTGCCAAGCTTTGATAGTCTTAAAAAATTGTAATTCATCTTTTAATGTGATAGTTTTTATCTCTTTTTGTTTTGGAAGATTTTTATATAAAGAGAAGATTGTTATTAATCCAATTAGTGAAACTATAGCAAAAGCAAATCTCCAACTATAGGTATGACCTAGATATGTGGTAAGTGGAACCATGGCAACATTTGCAATAGTAAGTCCTGTAAACATTACAGCAATTGCTTGTGCTGACTTACCCTTTTGGGCAAGTTTTGCTGCAACCACTGTTCCCACACCAAAAAAAGCACCATGGGGTAAGCCACTAAAAAATCTAGATACCAAAAGCGTAGAATAATTAGGTGCGATAGCAGATAAAAAGTTGAAAAATGTAAATAGAACCATAAAAGCTATTAGGATGTTTTTAGCTGGAAACTTTGCACTTAGAGCGACTAATATTGGCGCTCCAATAACTACTCCTAGGGCATAAGTAGAGATTAAATGCCCAGCAACTGGAATACTAATATTTAAGTCATTTGCAACATCTGGTAATAATCCCATAATAGCAAATTCAGTAGTACCAATAGCAAGACCACCTAAAGCTAGGGGTAATAATTGTTTTGTCATAAAAAGTATCTTTATTTTAAATTTTTGGAATTTTAGTGTTTTATGGCTTAGTCTTTTATCAAAGATAATACATGTATAAATTTATCACAGTAATGACACATTACTAAGGTATAATTATTGCAAAATATATTTCCGAAGGAAAAAAAATGAATATTTCTAGTATAAAATCAAAACTTCTTGTATTGTTATTTATAAGTATTTCTTGCTCATTTCTTATACTTGGATACAAGGATGCTTCAAGTAAGTATCAAACTGAATCTTCACTGGTAAAAAAAGATGAATCAGCTTTAGCTAAACAAACAGCTAAGTTTATTAATGATTATTTACAATCAAAAATAACTGTTGTAAATTCTGTTGCAGATATGATAGAGAACCAAAATCTTACAATAGATAACAAAGTTCTATTAAATCAACTTGTGCTAGGTACTAAGGCAGGGGATTTTGCAGCCATGTATTTGGGATTGGAAGATAGTGGTGATTTAATTAGATTTAATGGTATTGTAAAAACTATTAAAGATAATAATTATGATGCAAGAACTAGACCTTGGTATAAAAAAGCCATTGAAACACAAGCTTCAGGTGTAACAGAACCTTTTGTTGATAATAATACAAAGAGACTAATAATTACTGTTTTCTCACCTTATAAAAAAGATGGGAAGTTTATCGGAGCTATTGGGGCAACTATCTTTTTAGATACAATAGTAGAAGAAATATTAAATTTGAAATTAGGTGAAGATGGATTTGCTTATCTTTTATCAAGTGATGGAAAAGTAATAATTCATAAAAATAAAGAACTATTAAAAAAAGATAGTCTTTTATTTAAAGGCATTAGAACAGATGAAGATAATAAGTTTGCAGAAGCTACTGAAAATGGAGTTAAAAAACTTGTAGCTTATAGTAAAGTTTCTATTCCTTCTTGGTATTTGGTTGTTGAATTAGGTAAAGAGGGTGTATATAAGGAAATAAATAGACATATTGTAGAACAAATAGCTATTTATGTGGGATTATTAATAATAATTTTATTACTTTTATATTTCTTACTAAAAAAACTATTAAATCCTATAAATACTCTTGAATCAGGATTAAATGATTTCTTTGAATATTTAAAAGGTACAAAAAATACAGTTGAACCACTAAATATTCATACAAATGATGAATTTGGAAATATGGCAAGAAAAATTGATGAAGAAATAGTCTTTGTAAAAGAGGGGATTGATAAAGACAGATTGCTAATTGAAAATGTAAAAGAAGTAGTTACTAAAATCAAAAATGGAAATTTAGATGTTCAAGTAGAAAAAACCTCTTCAAAAGAATCATTAAATGAATTAAAAGATATTCTAAATGATATGATAAAAGCAAATGCTAAAAATGTAAATAATAATATCAATACAATTTTAGCTGCACTTAAAAACTACTCAAAACTTGATTTTGAGAAAAACATAGATAATGCTACGGGTGAAGTTGCAAAAGGTCTAAATGGATTATGTGATATTATAAATGGAATGTTGCAAGAAAATTACCAATTAGGATTAACTTTAGAAAATAATGCAAAACAACTTTTAGAAAATGTTAATACACTTAACAAGTCATCAACAGATACAGCAGCATCGTTAGAAGAGACTTCTGCTTCAATTGAAGAGATTACTTCAACTATTGTTGAAAATACTCAAAATATTTCACAAATGGCAGTTTATTCAAATAATTTACTAAAATCAATTAGTTCAGGACAAGCTTTAGCAAAACTTACAGTTGAATCAATGAATGAGATAAATGAACAAACAAGTGCAATTGCAGAAGCAATTACAGTAATTGATCAAATTGCTTTCCAAACAAATATTTTATCACTAAATGCAGCAGTAGAAGCAGCAACAGCAGGAGAAGCAGGAAAAGGTTTCGCAGTAGTTGCAGCTGAAGTTAGAAATCTAGCATCAAGAAGTGCAGAAGCTGCTAAAGAGATAAAAAGTCTAGTAGAAAATGCCACAATAAAAGCAAATACAGGTAAGAAAAATGCTGATGAGATGATAAGTGGATATGCAGAATTAAATGATAATATTAATAAAACTACACAACTAATATCTCATGTTGAAGTTGCTTCAACTGAACAAAAACAAGGAATAGAACAAATCAATGATGCAGTTGCAAGTCTTGACTCAAGAACTCAAGAAAATGCAAATGTTGCAAGTCATGCTCACCAAATTGCTACAAATACCTCTACTATTGCGGAGAACATAATTGCGAATGTGAATAAAAAGAAATTTAGAAAATCTTAAAATAAGGCTATTTAATAGCCTTATTTTATAAATAAAATGAAATCTCAAAATAAATATAACAGATATCTACATATACTTACTAAGCCTAATTTAATTTTATTTTAAGTATAATCCCTAACTTTTTTAGAAAACAACTACAGTTTCTCTAAAATGGTAGTATCGTTTTGATTATACAGGTGTATATATCAAGTCAATCGAGAAGCCTGGGTAATGCTATAATTATTCAAACCAATTTAAACAAAGGGAAAAAATGCCTACTATTAATCAATTGATTAGAAAAGAGCGAAAGAGAGTGGTTGAAAAATCAAAATCTCCAGCACTTGAAAAATGTCCACAAAGAAGAGGAGTATGTACAAGAGTATATACTACAACTCCAAAAAAACCTAACTCGGCTTTAAGAAAAGTTGCAAAAGTTAGATTAACAACAGGATATGAAGTTATTTCATATATCGGTGGTGAAGGTCACAACTTACAAGAACACTCTATCGTTTTAGTTAGAGGGGGAAGAGTTAAGGATTTACCTGGGGTTAAATATCACATCGTTAGAGGTGCTTTAGATACTGCTGGTGTTGCAAACAGAACTGTTGCAAGATCTAAATACGGTACTAAGAAGCCTAAAGCGGCTAAGAAATAAGTAGAAGGATAATAAGATGAGAAGAAGAAAAGCTCCAGTAAGAGAAATATTAGCAGATCCTATCTACAATAGTAAAGTGATCACAAAATTTGTTAACACAGTAATGTTAGATGGTAAAAAATCTGCTGCTGAAAAAATTATGTATGGTGCAATTGCAAACTTAGATGCTAGAGGTGAAGAAGCTGGTATTGAACTGTTTGAAAAAGCAATTGAAAATGTTAAACCACTTTTAGAAGTAAAATCTAGAAGAGTTGGTGGAGCTACATATCAAGTTCCTGTTGAAGTTAGAGCTGTAAGAAGACAAACTTTAGCATTAAGATGGCTTGTAGATGCTTCAAGAAAAAGAAATGAAAGAACTATGGTTGAGAGATTAGCTAACGAATTATTCGAAGCTGCTAACGACAGAGGCGCTGCTTTCAAGAAAAAAGAAGACATGCATAGAATGGCAGAAGCTAATAAAGCATTTGCACATTATAGATGGTAGGAATTATAAATGGCTAGAACAACACCACTTAACAGAGTTAGAAATATTGGTATCGCTGCTCATATTGATGCAGGGAAAACTACGACTACTGAAAGAATTTTATTTTACACAGGTGTATCGCACAAAATTGGAGAAGTACATGAAGGTGCTGCTACAATGGACTGGATGGAACAAGAGCAAGAAAGAGGTATTACAATTACTTCTGCAGCTACAACTTGTCACTGGAAACACCCAATTACAAATGAAGACTTACAAATAAACATTATTGATACTCCAGGTCACGTTGACTTTACAATTGAAGTTGAGAGATCTATGAGAGTTCTTGATGGTGCTGTAGCAGTATTCTGTTCAGTTGGTGGGGTACAACCACAATCTGAAACTGTTTGGAGACAAGCAAATAAATATAAAGTACCAAGAATGATATTCGTTAATAAAATGGATAGAACTGGTGCTGATTTCTTTATGGTTGAAAAACAAGTTAATGAAAGACTAAAATCAAATGCGATTCCTATTCAGTTACCAATAGGTGCTGAAGAAGATTTCAAAGGGATTATTGATTTAATTCAAATGAAAGCTATCGTTTGGGATGAAGATGCAGCTATGGGTTCTCACTACCATGTAGAAGAGATTCCTGCTAATTTATTAGAACAAGCAGAAGAGTATAGAGAAAGAATGGTTGAAGCTGCTGCTGAACAAATCGAAGAGTTAATGGAAAAATACCTTGAAGGTGAAGAATTAACTCAAGAAGAGATCACAAAAGGTATCAAAGCTGGTTGTTTAAATATGACTATTACTCCTATGACTTGTGGTACTGCATTTAAAAACAAAGGTGTTCAAACTTTACTTGACGCTGTTGCTATGTATTTACCAGCTCCAACAGAAGTTGCTGATATTAGAGGTGAAACTCAAGATGGTGAAGCTGTTATCGTTCCTTCTACTGATGAAGGTGAAGTTGCAGCATTAGCATTTAAAATTATGACTGACCCATTTGTTGGACAATTAACATTTGCAAGAGTTTATAGAGGTGTTTTAGAATCTGGAACATATGTAATGAACTCTACAAAAATGAAAAAAGAAAGAATCGGAAGATTACTTAAAATGCATGCAAATAATAGAGAAGAATGTTCTCAATTATATGCAGGTGAAATCGGTGCAGTTGTTGGGCTTAAATCAACAATTACAGGTGATACATTAGCTAGTGAAAAAGATCCAGTTATCTTAGAAAGAATGGAATTCCCAGAACCAGTTATTTCTGTTGCAGTTGAGCCAAAAACTAAAGCTGACCAAGAAAAAATGGGTATTGCATTAGGTAAACTTGCTGAAGAAGATCCATCATTTAGAGTAAATACTGATGAAGAATCTGGTCAAACTATTATTTCAGGAATGGGTGAATTACACCTTGAAATTCTTGTTGATAGAATGAAAAGAGAATTTAAAGTTGAAGCTGAAGTTGGTGCTCCACAAGTTGCTTATAGAGAAACTATTAAAAATGAAGTTCAATCAGAATACAAATATGCAAAACAATCTGGTGGTAAAGGTCAATATGGTCATGTTTACTTGACTATTACTCCTCTTCCAGCTGGTGGTGAAGAAAACTTTGTATTCAAAAATGAGATTAAAGGTGGAGCTATTCCTAAAGAATATATCCCAGCTGTTGAAAAAGGTTGTGTTGAAACAATGCAAGGTGGTATCCTAGCTGGTTACCCAATGGTTGATATTCAAGTAACACTTTATGATGGTTCTTTCCATGATGTGGATTCATCTGAATTAGCATTTAAATTAGCTGCTTCAATGGGTTTCAAACAAGGTTGTAGAACTGCAGCTGCACAAGCTATTATCTTAGAACCAATTATGAAAGTTGAAATTGAAACTCCTGAGGATTATATGGGAGATGTTATTGGGGATTGTAATAAAAGAAGAGGACAAGTTCAATCTATGGATGATAGAGCTGGTGTAAAACTTGTTGTTGCAATGATTCCATTATCTGAAATGTTTGGATACTCTACAGACTTAAGATCTATGTCTCAAGGTAGAGCAACATACTCTATGATTTTTGATTCATATCAAGAAGTTCCAAAAAATGTTTCTGAAGAAATTATTAAAAAGAGAAATGGTTAATTAGCATTTCCTCTTTTGAATTTAAAACCCTAGCTTATTTTGAGCTAGGGTTTTTTTTTGCTTTTATTTTTAAAAATAAAGATGATGCTTTAGATGAAAGATAATTTTGATATAATCCAAGCATGAAAATAACTACAAGTAATGAAAAACTAAATCAAATCAAAAAAGCAGGCTTTATTTTAAAGCCCAATTCACCTGAAATAAAAAAAGATTACGAAGTAATTAAAAATCACTTTTTGAAAGCTAATATAGAAGTTATATTAGAAAAACAAAGTGCACTTATGATCAATGAAGGTGGAATTGAACTTGAAAATTTATGCCAAATCTGTGATTTTTTGGTATCTATTGGTGGTGATGGAACTCTTATATCTGTAGTTAGAAGAAGTTTTAAATTTGATATTCCAGTTTTAGGAGTTCATTTAGGAACTCTAGGTTTTTTGACTGATATTAGATTTAGTGAAGTAGAAAGTTTTTTATCTTTGATGTTTGAACATAAGTATAGAATTGATCATCGTATGATGATTAAAGGATGTGCAAATGAACAGAGTTTTGTTGCTTTTAATGATATAGTAATTACAAGAAAATCAGTATCTTCAATGATAAGCTTATCTGCAAAAATTGATGGTAAGCCTTTCAATTCATATTATGGAGATGGTGTAATTATATCTACTCCTACTGGTTCTACTGCTTATAATTTATCTGTTGGAGGACCTATTGTTTATCCATTAACAGAAGCTTTTATTGTAACTCCTGTTGCTCCTCATAGCTTGACTCAAAGACCATTGGTATTACCAGCTGATTTTAAAATTGAATTTACAATTACAGATAAGCAAGGCGCCTTAGTAATAATAGATGGACAAGATATTTATGAAGTAAATGAAGGTGAAAGTATCAAAATAGAAATTTCAGCTAATAAAGCAAGATTGATTCACAGATGTGAGCGAAACTATTTTGAAGTATTAAATGAAAAATTAAGATGGGGAAATTAAACAGATATGATTAGTAGATTTTATTTAGAAAATTACCTTTCATTTCAAAAAGTTGATTTGGAGTTTGAAAAGGGTTTGATAGTTTTTACAGGACCTTCTGGTGCTGGAAAGTCGATTTTGATGGATGCCTTTTTGGCTTTATTTGGAATAAAAGAGGCAAAAGCAGATTTAAGTGAAACAACTATTGGTGATTCTGGGATTTCTTATGAAGAGTTTGGAATAGAAGAAGATGATGAGATAATAATAAAAGAGTTAAAAAAAGACAAAGTAAGATATTTTTTAAACTCTCAAAGTATATCAAAAAAATCTCTTACACTATTTGCAAATAATTTAGTAAAACATCTTCATTTAAAAGATAATAGTGACTTCGATAGTATTAGATTAGTTAGATTTTTGGACAGATTAAGTGCTTCCAATGATACTAACTTTGAATCTGTATTAAAAGAGTATAAAGAGAGTTTTTCTGAACTTTCAACTATATCTTCACAACTAAAAAAGATAAATGATGATGAGTCAAAGCTAGAAGAGTTAAAAGAGTTTGCAAAATATGAAATAGAAAAGATTGAATCAATAAATCCCAAAGTTGATGAATATGAAGAACTAAACGAGATAAAAAAAAGACTAGCTAAAAAAGACAAAATTGAAGAAGCTATTTTGATGGCAAAAGGTATCTTTGAATTCAGAACAAGCGTTTCAAAAGCCTTAGATACTATGGATAAAGATAGCTCATTTTTTGATGAAGCAATTAATGAATTAGAAAATATATTTGAGAATTTTAGTGATTCTTTATCTGAGTTAGAAGAGTTAGATATAGAATCTGTTTTAGATAGAATTGAAAAACTTTCTTCTTTGCAAAAAAGATTTGGCTCTATAAAAGAAGCAATAGAATATAAAGAACAAAAACAAGCAGAATTGGACTCTTATGATAATATCTCTTTTGAAAAAACAATTCTAGAAAAAAAAGTAAAAGTATTGACTATAAAAGTGGAAGAATTAGCTTCTACTTTAAGTGTTTATAGAAAAAGTAGTGCTAAAGTTTTAGAAGAAAAAGTTAATCATTATTTGAAATATTTATATCTTTCAAATGCAAAAATATACTTAAAAGATAAAGCAATTGATGCTTTAGGAAAAGATGAAGTTGTTTTGGATTTAAATGGTGTTAATTTAGAAACAATTAGTTCAGGAGAGTTCAATAGACTAAGACTTGCACTTTTAACTTCTATTAGTAAATTTGAGATTTTAAACAATGGGATTTTATTTTTAGATGAGATTGATGCAAACCTAAGTGGAAAAGAAAGTGATGCTATTGCAACGGTTTTAAAAGAGTTGTCAAAATCATACCAAATATTTGCAATATCTCACCAACCACAATTAACAGCAGCTGCTAATCAACACTTTTTCGTAGATAAACAAAATGGTGTTTCAAGTGTAAAAATACTTGATGGCAAAGGTAAAATAGAAGAAATCTCTAGAATGATAAGTGGAGAAAATATTACAAAAGAAGCATATGAGTTTGCAAAAAATTTAGTGGATTCTAAGTAAAAAATAATTACCTCAAATGAAGGGAAAACTTTAATATTTTTTTCTCATCTTTTTAATATTTTATTTTAGTTATAATCGCAAAAATATATAAATAGTGTTTATTACAAGGAAAAATTGATGAATAATAAAGTGGAGTTATTAAGTCCCGCTGGAAATTTAGAAAAGTTAAAAATAGCAATTGCTTATGGAGCAGATGCTGTTTATGGAGGGGTTAGCCACTTTAGTTTAAGAATTAGATCAGGAAAAGAATTTACTTTTGAAAGTTTTAAAGAGGGAATTGATTATGCTCATTCAATGGGCAAAAAAGTTTATGCAACGATAAATGGATTCCCTTTTAACTCTCAAATTGAACTTTTGAAAAAACATATAATTCAAATGGCAGAAGTAGAACCTGATGCCTTCATAGTAGCAGCTCCAGGAGTTGTAAGACTTTGCCGTGAGATTGCACCTCATATCCCAATTCATCTTTCAACACAAGCAAATGTTATGAATTATCTAGATGCTCAAGTATATTATGACATGGGTGTAAGAAGAATAATAGCAGCTAGGGAAATAAGCTTAAAAGATGTTACTGAGATAAAAAAACACCTACCTGATATGGAAATAGAAATTTTTGTTCATGGTTCTATGTGTTTTGCCTATAGTGGAAGATGTTTAGTAAGTGCTGTTCAAATGGGAAGAGTGCCTAATAGAGGAAGTTGTGCAAATGACTGTAGATTTGAGTATACTTTATATGCTGCA from Arcobacter sp. F2176 includes these protein-coding regions:
- a CDS encoding DUF234 domain-containing protein codes for the protein METALNYFAIFGGLDIKIDTTKPLGKLIERHILDEYYDLQEYISKLTKNSLPYYKVLTGIALGDRRINSAFKRADVEYDEGIKALHDLEELEVIYTETSIDHLTNKFEDNDVADKLLFNAPFLRFWFAFVSPLYRGIARTEYKEFFERFNNYNAEFMQLIFEQLSHEYVKELFKDDAIEEIGRYWDEKDEINLVAETETGKIIVGSCKYTNSKMKKTELTRLKELCEKLEIVPDYVLLFSKSGFTNEVKALKSDGVKLFTVKSLKAILEA
- a CDS encoding methyltransferase, whose protein sequence is MPKLRYTYQTIEFGNMDIHVRTLKDTQQYDEECDLNLTTGISSANWSLFGVIWPSSKILATLMNNYNIKDKRILEVGCGIALSSLVLNHRNANITTTDFNPEVQKFLIENTRINHGKTIPFECANWANADDTLGKFDLIIASDILYEQFHLEDLSRFLNEHTNESCEIIIVDPGRGNHAKFSKMMVLLGYVHSQSEPLNTSDYLDEPFNGQIIKYTKK
- a CDS encoding alpha/beta fold hydrolase → MTILGHKIVGNGKKNILVLHELMGDHTNFDPILPYIDTTNFTYIFVDHRGYGLSKDILGEYTCEEAANDVKNLITKLNLKEVTLLAHSMSTMIAQKVALIDDRVKQLILITPISAAGIKMKPQAQAKLIDSMKKNENFIEYVVESASSRYNQPWKEYRIKMGYEASTLEARTGYMTMYLTTDFINEVKDIKIPIKIMVGHHDLPAFHKNNVKKQFEEYYNDFEIIECMEAGHYPMIECPVYFVTEIENKILSN
- the rpsL gene encoding 30S ribosomal protein S12; its protein translation is MPTINQLIRKERKRVVEKSKSPALEKCPQRRGVCTRVYTTTPKKPNSALRKVAKVRLTTGYEVISYIGGEGHNLQEHSIVLVRGGRVKDLPGVKYHIVRGALDTAGVANRTVARSKYGTKKPKAAKK
- a CDS encoding MFS transporter, translating into MTKQLLPLALGGLAIGTTEFAIMGLLPDVANDLNISIPVAGHLISTYALGVVIGAPILVALSAKFPAKNILIAFMVLFTFFNFLSAIAPNYSTLLVSRFFSGLPHGAFFGVGTVVAAKLAQKGKSAQAIAVMFTGLTIANVAMVPLTTYLGHTYSWRFAFAIVSLIGLITIFSLYKNLPKQKEIKTITLKDELQFFKTIKAWHILAIVATGFGGLFAWISYIAPLLINVTNFEESSVSYMMIVAGLGMLVGNIVGGYLADKRNPIKVAIFLLSMMVLCLVLVFFLSEYKFATVVLTFLCGAFAMSIGAPINIIMLDSAKHSAMLGAAFLQAAFNVANSLGAFLGGIPLFMGLNYNYPALSGAFMALLGVGLCLYFLKKYKFEE
- a CDS encoding methyl-accepting chemotaxis protein: MNISSIKSKLLVLLFISISCSFLILGYKDASSKYQTESSLVKKDESALAKQTAKFINDYLQSKITVVNSVADMIENQNLTIDNKVLLNQLVLGTKAGDFAAMYLGLEDSGDLIRFNGIVKTIKDNNYDARTRPWYKKAIETQASGVTEPFVDNNTKRLIITVFSPYKKDGKFIGAIGATIFLDTIVEEILNLKLGEDGFAYLLSSDGKVIIHKNKELLKKDSLLFKGIRTDEDNKFAEATENGVKKLVAYSKVSIPSWYLVVELGKEGVYKEINRHIVEQIAIYVGLLIIILLLLYFLLKKLLNPINTLESGLNDFFEYLKGTKNTVEPLNIHTNDEFGNMARKIDEEIVFVKEGIDKDRLLIENVKEVVTKIKNGNLDVQVEKTSSKESLNELKDILNDMIKANAKNVNNNINTILAALKNYSKLDFEKNIDNATGEVAKGLNGLCDIINGMLQENYQLGLTLENNAKQLLENVNTLNKSSTDTAASLEETSASIEEITSTIVENTQNISQMAVYSNNLLKSISSGQALAKLTVESMNEINEQTSAIAEAITVIDQIAFQTNILSLNAAVEAATAGEAGKGFAVVAAEVRNLASRSAEAAKEIKSLVENATIKANTGKKNADEMISGYAELNDNINKTTQLISHVEVASTEQKQGIEQINDAVASLDSRTQENANVASHAHQIATNTSTIAENIIANVNKKKFRKS